The following are from one region of the Chloroflexota bacterium genome:
- a CDS encoding DUF2029 domain-containing protein encodes MTARLDAPTRRRAGVFRRAIRREASRLHDRRRLLAMAILILVGGTIGAGIIARGDPAGADARAYWAAVRIWLNGGDPYHPTGPFLPYVYAPWMLPLFTPWAILPWDVAWVVWRGSAILLLFWTVDWAYRRRPLATAAAILVLAFPIGANLDTGNITLYLAFMLWGAQFAGPRLGGLLWGLATWMKWVPAPYWIILAPRARSWGLIWLAAAGVLSIITLPLTILQLQALFGFGARPIRLDYLVLLWAVVPWWWRHPDPAWFLRPARWPALLAASREHLGGVAALWRADRTAALGTIHRAGRLRIRAYLGLDRPSRPA; translated from the coding sequence ATGACCGCACGCCTCGATGCACCCACCCGTCGCCGGGCCGGCGTCTTCCGCCGGGCGATCCGCCGCGAGGCGTCGCGACTCCACGATCGTCGACGGCTCCTCGCGATGGCGATCCTCATCCTCGTCGGCGGGACGATCGGGGCGGGGATCATCGCCCGCGGTGATCCGGCCGGCGCGGACGCCCGGGCGTACTGGGCGGCGGTCCGGATCTGGCTCAACGGCGGCGACCCGTACCACCCGACGGGCCCGTTCCTGCCCTATGTGTATGCGCCGTGGATGCTCCCCCTGTTCACCCCGTGGGCCATCCTGCCGTGGGACGTCGCGTGGGTCGTCTGGCGCGGCAGCGCGATCCTCCTCCTCTTCTGGACGGTCGACTGGGCGTACCGGCGCCGGCCGCTCGCGACCGCGGCCGCCATCCTCGTCCTCGCCTTCCCCATCGGCGCCAACCTCGATACCGGCAACATCACCCTGTATCTCGCGTTCATGCTCTGGGGGGCCCAGTTCGCCGGGCCGCGCCTTGGCGGACTCCTCTGGGGCCTCGCGACGTGGATGAAATGGGTCCCCGCCCCGTACTGGATCATCCTCGCCCCGCGGGCCAGGTCATGGGGCCTGATCTGGCTGGCGGCGGCCGGGGTCCTGAGCATCATCACCCTGCCCCTCACGATCCTCCAGCTCCAGGCGCTGTTCGGCTTCGGTGCCCGGCCGATCCGACTCGACTACCTCGTCCTGCTGTGGGCCGTCGTGCCGTGGTGGTGGCGTCATCCGGACCCGGCCTGGTTCCTCCGACCCGCGCGATGGCCGGCGCTCCTCGCGGCGTCGCGCGAGCACCTCGGCGGGGTGGCCGCGCTCTGGCGGGCTGACCGGACCGCCGCCCTCGGGACGATCCATCGCGCTGGCCGGCTGCGGATCCGCGCGTACCTCGGGCTGGATCGACCGTCACGTCCGGCCTGA
- the cphA gene encoding cyanophycin synthetase: MAATLRILETRVLRGANYWAREPVIRMLVDLGVLEQYPSTLLPGFTDALVGLLPSLEDHACSLGRRGGFISRLREGTWSGHIAEHIALELQNLAGTGVRHGKTRGAGPLGQYNVIYEYREEQVGVEAGRIAVDLVNHLVDPAASPTFDLLVELERLIRLAERLAFGPSTQALIDEAVSRDIPYMRLDRHSLVQLGQGVHQQRIRATMTSRTSAIGVDVASDKSLTNRLLDSAGLPVPRSEVVDSADAAAAAARRLGFPCVVKPLDGNHGRGVHLDLRSEEDVRAAFDGALRESRAGDVVVETYVAGNDYRVLVIGGRLAAVAERVPASVTGDGEHTVRELVELANADPRRGIGHEKVLTRIRVDEGAAALVRAQGHDLDAVAPAGAWIKLALTGNMSTGGTSIDRTMEAHPDNVEIAETAARVIGLDVAGIDFICPDIATPVRETGGAIVEVNAAPGFRMHTHPTEGEPQYVARPVVDSLFPPGSAARIPIVAVTGTNGKTTTVRMISHILKLMGRRVGMTSTDGIVVDGRLIKKGDMSGPRSAQMVLQNPTVDTAVFEVARGGILREGLGYDRNDVAVVTNVSGDHLGLGGITTVGQLANVKAVVVEAVPRSGTAVLNADDPHVARMSRHCAGRIVYFSMSTAKGEEGYDRVDGHAGRGGAAFALQEAPDGELIVLRLGSRTMPVLFTHLIPATFGGRARMNVANALAAAAGAWAAGAHLHDIRQGLRTFSTSFFQAPGRLNLLEVGGGVRAVIDYCHNVDGMRQLADFVDRMMADSLSVAEMGRERRQAGRRVARTGGPERAGRSGRAIGVIGIPGDRRDEDQRMYGALAAGSFDEILVREDRNRRGREPGASAANVLAGIEEARAGGSVRVGRAEAILDELTAVREGLARARPGDLVVMCVDDAVSVYRETTAASGMARGGTAIADPGELEAPEG, from the coding sequence CTGGCAGCGACGCTCCGCATCCTCGAGACCCGCGTCCTCCGGGGCGCGAATTACTGGGCGCGCGAGCCCGTCATCCGGATGCTCGTCGACCTCGGCGTGCTCGAGCAGTACCCGTCCACGCTGCTGCCGGGCTTCACCGACGCGCTCGTCGGGCTGCTGCCGTCGCTCGAGGATCACGCCTGTTCGCTCGGTCGCCGCGGCGGGTTCATCAGCCGCCTCCGGGAGGGCACATGGAGCGGCCACATCGCCGAGCACATCGCGCTCGAGCTCCAGAACCTGGCCGGGACGGGCGTCCGCCACGGCAAGACGCGGGGGGCCGGACCGCTCGGCCAGTACAACGTCATCTACGAGTACCGCGAGGAGCAGGTCGGCGTCGAGGCGGGTCGGATCGCCGTCGACCTCGTCAACCACCTCGTGGATCCGGCCGCTTCGCCGACGTTCGATCTCCTCGTCGAGCTCGAACGGCTCATCCGGCTCGCCGAGCGCCTCGCCTTCGGGCCGTCCACCCAGGCCCTCATCGACGAGGCGGTGAGCCGCGACATCCCGTACATGCGGCTCGACCGCCACTCGCTCGTCCAGCTCGGCCAGGGCGTCCACCAGCAGCGCATCCGGGCGACGATGACCTCCCGGACATCGGCGATCGGGGTCGATGTCGCCTCGGACAAGAGCCTGACGAACCGGCTCCTCGACTCCGCCGGCCTGCCCGTCCCGCGGTCCGAGGTCGTCGATTCCGCGGACGCTGCCGCGGCGGCGGCGCGACGGCTCGGGTTCCCCTGCGTCGTGAAGCCGCTCGATGGCAACCACGGCCGTGGTGTCCACCTCGATCTCCGCTCGGAGGAGGACGTCCGGGCTGCGTTCGACGGCGCCCTTCGCGAGAGCCGGGCCGGGGACGTCGTCGTCGAGACGTACGTCGCCGGCAATGACTACCGCGTCCTCGTCATCGGAGGCCGGCTGGCGGCGGTCGCCGAACGGGTACCGGCGAGCGTCACGGGCGACGGCGAGCACACCGTCCGCGAGCTCGTCGAGCTCGCCAATGCGGACCCCCGCCGCGGCATCGGCCACGAGAAGGTCCTCACCCGGATCCGGGTGGACGAGGGGGCGGCGGCCCTGGTCCGCGCGCAGGGCCACGACCTCGACGCGGTGGCGCCGGCCGGGGCGTGGATCAAGCTCGCCCTCACCGGCAACATGTCGACCGGCGGGACCTCCATCGACCGCACGATGGAGGCCCACCCGGACAACGTGGAGATCGCCGAGACAGCGGCCCGGGTCATCGGCCTCGACGTCGCCGGCATCGACTTCATCTGCCCGGACATCGCGACGCCGGTCCGGGAGACCGGTGGAGCGATCGTCGAGGTGAACGCCGCTCCCGGCTTCCGGATGCACACCCATCCCACGGAGGGCGAGCCGCAGTACGTGGCCCGGCCGGTCGTCGACTCGCTGTTCCCGCCGGGCTCGGCGGCGCGGATCCCGATCGTCGCCGTCACCGGGACCAACGGCAAGACCACGACCGTGCGGATGATCTCCCACATCCTCAAGCTCATGGGCCGCCGGGTCGGGATGACCTCCACGGACGGCATCGTCGTGGACGGCCGGCTCATCAAAAAGGGCGACATGAGCGGGCCGCGGTCGGCCCAGATGGTCCTTCAGAACCCGACGGTGGACACCGCTGTCTTCGAGGTCGCCCGGGGCGGCATCCTCCGCGAAGGCCTCGGCTACGACCGCAACGACGTCGCCGTCGTCACCAATGTCAGCGGCGATCACCTCGGCCTCGGCGGGATCACGACGGTCGGCCAGCTCGCCAACGTCAAGGCGGTCGTCGTGGAGGCCGTGCCGCGGTCCGGGACGGCCGTCCTCAACGCCGACGATCCGCACGTCGCCCGGATGAGCCGCCATTGCGCCGGCCGGATCGTCTACTTCAGCATGTCGACGGCGAAGGGCGAGGAAGGGTACGACCGTGTGGACGGCCACGCCGGGCGGGGTGGCGCGGCGTTCGCCCTCCAGGAGGCACCGGACGGCGAGCTCATCGTCCTCCGGCTCGGCTCACGGACCATGCCGGTACTGTTCACCCACCTCATCCCGGCCACGTTCGGCGGGCGGGCGCGGATGAACGTCGCGAACGCCCTCGCAGCGGCGGCCGGGGCGTGGGCCGCCGGGGCGCATCTCCACGACATCCGGCAGGGCCTCCGAACCTTCTCGACGTCGTTCTTCCAGGCGCCCGGTCGGCTCAACCTCCTCGAGGTGGGCGGCGGCGTGCGGGCGGTCATCGACTACTGCCACAACGTCGACGGGATGCGACAGCTCGCGGATTTCGTCGACCGGATGATGGCGGACTCCCTCTCCGTGGCCGAGATGGGCCGGGAACGCCGGCAGGCCGGGCGAAGGGTGGCGCGGACCGGCGGTCCTGAGCGCGCGGGGCGGAGCGGGCGGGCGATCGGCGTGATCGGCATCCCCGGCGACCGGCGCGACGAGGACCAGCGGATGTATGGCGCGCTCGCCGCCGGGTCGTTCGACGAGATCCTCGTCCGCGAGGACAGGAACCGCCGCGGACGGGAGCCCGGGGCGAGTGCCGCGAACGTCCTGGCCGGCATCGAGGAGGCGCGCGCCGGCGGGTCGGTCCGGGTGGGGCGTGCCGAGGCGATCCTCGATGAGCTCACGGCGGTCCGCGAGGGCCTCGCCCGCGCTCGGCCGGGAGATCTCGTCGTCATGTGTGTCGACGATGCCGTGAGCGTCTACCGCGAGACGACGGCGGCGAGCGGCATGGCCCGGGGCGGGACCGCGATCGCTGATCCGGGCGAGCTCGAGGCGCCGGAGGGCTGA
- a CDS encoding cyanophycinase → MPAGTVIIIGGAEDKVRDRVILSRFVALAGGRAATVAVVSTASSLGAEAGERYRQVFGDLGVRTVRPIHAVTREGANEEVVVAAVRDATGIFLTGGNQLRLSSTLGGTRLAEAILDRFHDGAVIAGTSAGASATSSHMIAFGASGATPKQRMAQIAAGLGVLPGVIVDQHFQQRNRLGRLLSLIAQNPGLLGLGVDEDTAGIVGPDHVMEVVGRGSITVVDGSSSETDAWEVGGHRPIMVGNVILHSLPAGYRFDLRTRRRVDVPVLRTVAAGEAASS, encoded by the coding sequence ATGCCCGCAGGAACCGTGATCATCATCGGCGGCGCTGAGGACAAGGTCCGGGATCGGGTCATCCTCAGCCGATTCGTCGCCCTCGCGGGCGGTCGCGCGGCGACGGTCGCCGTCGTCAGCACCGCGTCCTCGCTCGGGGCGGAGGCCGGCGAGCGCTATCGGCAGGTCTTCGGCGACCTCGGCGTTCGGACGGTCCGGCCCATCCACGCCGTCACGCGTGAGGGGGCGAACGAGGAGGTGGTCGTCGCTGCGGTCCGCGACGCGACCGGGATCTTCCTCACCGGCGGCAACCAGCTCCGGCTCAGCTCGACCCTCGGTGGGACCCGGCTCGCCGAGGCGATCCTCGATCGGTTCCACGACGGCGCGGTGATCGCCGGCACGTCGGCCGGCGCCTCGGCGACGAGCAGCCACATGATCGCGTTCGGGGCCTCCGGCGCGACGCCCAAGCAGCGGATGGCCCAGATCGCGGCCGGCCTCGGCGTCCTCCCGGGCGTCATCGTCGACCAGCACTTCCAGCAGCGGAACCGGCTCGGTCGCCTCCTCAGCCTCATCGCCCAGAATCCGGGCCTCCTCGGGCTCGGCGTGGACGAGGACACGGCCGGGATCGTCGGCCCGGACCACGTCATGGAGGTCGTCGGGCGCGGCAGCATCACCGTGGTCGATGGCTCGAGCTCGGAGACGGACGCCTGGGAGGTCGGCGGCCACCGGCCGATCATGGTCGGCAACGTCATCCTTCATTCGCTCCCGGCCGGCTACCGATTCGACCTCCGGACGCGGCGACGGGTGGACGTGCCGGTCCTCCGCACCGTCGCGGCCGGCGAGGCCGCGTCGAGCTAG
- a CDS encoding sugar transferase, producing MIRGHLFALRMGLMASDAAAAAILFGVISVIRFNDARWTTMWDALGVDGRIGAALYAAAWVTILWYLGLYRLRVRWSSSAEIGDLAVAAFGLAVATMAFLYLVKLQGVSRLFLVSLFLVQPVLAFAERVFFRSVFGRLRARGYNRRYMLVVGAGEFAQAFADRVEAHRHLGLEVIGHLRTLAEETMAVSRPILGTTEELGRVFHERVIDEVAICLPMGSDGLADPIVRIATDEGKIVRVPFQPAMVPLPDARMEEFEDLLVRSYANGPQRVVGLAVKRFVDIGGAAIGLVLLSPVLLVVAAAILVREGRPILFSQTRVGLHGRPFRIYKFRTMVPDAETRYSEVAELSDTKGAAFKLNEDPRVTNLGGALRKTSLDELPQLWNVLRGDMSLVGPRPAPPREVEAYDMWHRRRLSVKPGITGLWQVEARFDRHFDDRANLDLRYIDQWSLWLDIKILVRTVPAVFVRTGR from the coding sequence GTGATCCGAGGCCACCTGTTCGCGCTGCGCATGGGCCTCATGGCGTCCGACGCGGCGGCGGCGGCGATCCTCTTCGGTGTGATCAGCGTCATCCGCTTCAACGACGCCCGCTGGACGACGATGTGGGACGCCCTCGGCGTTGACGGCCGGATCGGCGCGGCGCTCTACGCGGCGGCCTGGGTCACCATCCTCTGGTACCTCGGGCTCTACCGGCTCCGCGTCCGCTGGTCGAGCAGCGCGGAGATCGGCGACCTCGCGGTGGCTGCCTTCGGCCTGGCCGTCGCGACGATGGCGTTCCTCTACCTCGTCAAGCTCCAGGGCGTCAGTCGGCTCTTCCTCGTCAGCCTCTTCCTCGTTCAGCCGGTACTCGCGTTCGCGGAGCGGGTGTTCTTCCGCTCCGTGTTCGGGCGGCTCCGGGCCCGTGGCTACAACCGCCGCTACATGCTCGTCGTGGGCGCCGGCGAGTTCGCCCAGGCGTTCGCGGACCGGGTGGAGGCTCACCGCCACCTGGGCCTCGAGGTGATCGGCCACCTGCGCACGCTGGCTGAGGAGACGATGGCGGTCAGCCGACCCATCCTCGGGACGACGGAGGAGCTCGGCCGGGTCTTCCACGAGCGGGTCATCGACGAGGTGGCCATCTGCCTCCCGATGGGCTCGGATGGGCTCGCCGATCCGATCGTCCGGATCGCCACGGATGAGGGCAAGATCGTGCGGGTGCCGTTCCAGCCGGCGATGGTGCCCCTGCCCGACGCCCGGATGGAGGAGTTCGAGGACCTGCTCGTCCGCTCGTACGCCAACGGACCGCAGCGCGTCGTGGGCCTCGCCGTGAAGCGGTTCGTGGACATCGGCGGCGCGGCGATCGGCCTCGTTCTCTTGAGCCCCGTCCTCCTCGTGGTGGCGGCTGCCATCCTCGTCCGGGAGGGCCGTCCCATCCTCTTCTCGCAGACCCGCGTCGGCCTCCACGGTCGGCCCTTCAGGATCTACAAGTTCCGGACGATGGTTCCGGACGCCGAAACGCGCTACTCAGAGGTTGCGGAGCTCTCTGACACGAAGGGGGCGGCGTTCAAGTTGAACGAGGACCCGAGAGTGACGAACCTCGGCGGAGCGCTCCGCAAGACGAGCCTGGACGAGCTTCCCCAGCTATGGAACGTCCTTCGCGGTGACATGAGCCTCGTGGGGCCTCGCCCGGCTCCTCCACGCGAGGTGGAGGCCTACGACATGTGGCACCGACGCCGACTGAGCGTAAAGCCCGGCATCACGGGGCTCTGGCAGGTAGAGGCGCGGTTCGACCGTCACTTCGATGACCGCGCAAACTTGGACCTGCGCTACATCGACCAGTGGTCGCTTTGGCTCGATATCAAGATCCTTGTTCGGACGGTCCCGGCAGTGTTCGTCCGCACGGGCAGGTAG